In one Sesamum indicum cultivar Zhongzhi No. 13 linkage group LG12, S_indicum_v1.0, whole genome shotgun sequence genomic region, the following are encoded:
- the LOC105174753 gene encoding NAC transcription factor 56-like, whose translation MLFSFSHKFQVPKQDMESTDSSTGSQQPQLPPGFRFHPTDEELVVHYLKKKAASAPLPVAIIAEVDLYKFDPWELPAKATFGEQEWYFFSPRDRKYPNGARPNRAATSGYWKATGTDKPVLTAGGTQKVGVKKALVFYGGKPPKGIKTNWIMHEYRLADNKPNCKPPGCDKKGSLRLDDWVLCRIYKKTNAQRPMTQERDDHINDMIGSVQPTLSLPLGQHQKIHGIKASSYGSLLESDDNLYEGMMNNNESMNSHLGSSADPNLLQGKRTLPNLYWNEEGNANSPPTKRFLAESCDGSIGRADETTTSSHHTILSQLPQTPSLQQQAILAAGALGDGVFRQQPYQVSGMNWYS comes from the exons ATGCTCTTCTCCTTCTCTCATAAATTTCAAGTTCCCAAACAAG ATATGGAAAGCACCGATTCCTCCACCGGGTCCCAGCAGCCTCAGCTGCCACCGGGCTTCCGCTTCCACCCCACCGACGAAGAACTGGTGGTCCACTACCTCAAGAAGAAGGCCGCCTCCGCCCCTCTCCCCGTCGCTATCATCGCCGAAGTTGATCTGTACAAATTCGATCCCTGGGAACTTCCAG cTAAGGCTACGTTTGGGGAGCAAGAGTGGTATTTTTTCAGCCCGAGGGACAGGAAGTACCCGAACGGGGCGAGGCCGAACAGGGCGGCAACGTCGGGGTACTGGAAGGCGACAGGGACCGACAAGCCGGTGCTGACGGCGGGGGGGACTCAGAAAGTTGGGGTTAAAAAAGCACTGGTTTTCTACGGCGGGAAGCCTCCTAAAGGAATCAAAACCAATTGGATCATGCACGAGTACAGGCTCGCGGATAACAAGCCCAACTGCAAGCCTCCAGGCTGCGACAAAAAGGGTTCTTTAAGG CTTGATGATTGGGTGCTTTGTCGGATTTACAAGAAGACCAACGCGCAAAGACCCATGACTCAAGAAAGAGACGATCATATAAATGATATGATTGGTTCGGTTCAGCCAACTCTGTCACTGCCGCTCGGACAACATCAAAAGATCCACGGAATCAAGGCTTCCAGTTACGGGTCATTGCTGGAAAGTGATGATAACTTGTACGAAGGAATGATGAACAACAATGAATCAATGAATTCTCATTTAGGTTCATCTGCAGACCCTAATCTCCTCCAGGGCAAGAGAACGCTGCCAAATTTGTACTGGAACGAAGAAGGGAACGCAAATTCTCCCCCGACAAAAAGATTTCTTGCGGAGAGTTGCGATGGCAGCATTGGCAGGGCGGACGAAACGACGACGAGTAGCCACCATACCATTCTCAGCCAGCTCCCGCAAACTCCATCTCTGCAGCAACAAGCAATTCTAGCGGCCGGCGCCCTCGGTGACGGGGTTTTCCGGCAACAGCCATATCAAGTGTCCGGCATGAACTGGTACTCGTGA